A single region of the Nicotiana sylvestris chromosome 6, ASM39365v2, whole genome shotgun sequence genome encodes:
- the LOC138871825 gene encoding uncharacterized protein — translation MTPNELKYSPIEKLCLALVFSIQKLKHYFQAHIVRLVSRVNRIKFVMFKLVLSDELARWYLQFQQFEIVYVPQNAVKGQALADFLADHPILDDWELSDELPDEDAMVIEIQPPWKMYFDGAAHREGVGARIVFITSQEEVLPYFFTLKQWCSNNVVEYQAFILGLEMAMDIKQLQLQVFRDSKLVINQILGSYEVKKPELVPYHKYAQRLENKRYDALAALASTLSLPNQTQVVLCQRWVVPPPNGYEEEESEVEHIASVLKKIHEGKRKSEGEPLVFFITRIHSTDDHLMECSYIVWGLMNPFEPCKKHTLELFGLRSEACQFHAIFIHQPPEVLHPTVASWPFDVWGLDVVGPLPKSSGGHLYILVVTDYFSKWPEVLSLKEIKKENVANFIRVNIIYRFGIPRYILTDNGKPFDKKLMNKIYDLFGFKQFNSSMYYAVANGLAEAFNKTLCKLLKKVVSKSKRDWHERMEEAFGHIGPHIAHQRKRLLIPLFMELKQSFHLSIKSHRCGWPLKKDSLMKKMLGYALKNWNLLMKIG, via the exons ATGACACCAAATGAGCTCAAGTATTCGCCTATTGAGAAGTTATGTTTGGCACTTGTCTTCTCTATTCAGAAGCTGAAGCATTACTTCCAAGCCCACATTGTGCGACTCGTCTCAAGAGTGAACCGCATCAAGTTTGTCATGTTTAAACTAGTCCTAAGTGATGAATTAGCGAGgtggtacctccaatttcaacaatttgaaattgTGTATGTTCCTCAAAATGCagtaaaaggacaagcattagcAGACTTCCTAGCTGACCATCCGATTCTAGATGATTGGGAGTTGTCTGATGAATTGCCTGATGAAGATGCAATGGTCATAGAAATTCAACCTCCTTGGAAGATGTATTTTGATGGCGCTGCACATCGTGAAGGAGTTGGCGCTAGAATAGTGTTTATCACTTCTCAAGAAGAAGTTTTGCCATATTTTTTCACTCTGAAACAATGGTGCTCCAATAATGTTGTTGAATATCAAGCGTtcatacttgggcttgaaatggctaTGGATATCAAACAATTGCAACTACAAGTTTTTAGAGACTCCAAGTTAGTGATCAATCAGATTTTGGGTAGCTATGAGGTCAAGAAGCCAGAGTTGGTTCCATATCACAAATATGCTCAACGATTG GAAAATAAGAGATATGATGCATTAGCAGCCTTAGCTTCTACATTATCTTTGCCTAATCAAACACAAGTCGTTCTTTGCCAAAGATGGGTAGTTCCTCCACCAAATGGCTATGAGGAAGAAGAAAGCGAAGTTGAGCATATTGCTTCCGTTCTTAAG AAAATCCACGAAGGAAAACGGAAATCCGAAGGAGAGCCCCTTGTTTTCTTTATTACAAGAATACACTCTACAGATGATCATTTGATGGAGTGCTCTTACATTGTTTGGGGACTGATGAATCCCTTCGAGCCTTGCAAGAAGCACACTCTGGA ATTATTTGGATTACGCTCGGAGGCTTGCCAATTCCATGCTATCTTCATACATCAACCGCCTGAAGTATTACACCCAACTGTTGCCTCTTGGCCATTTGATGTTTGGGGTTTAGATGTTGTTGGTCCACTGCCGAAGTCTTCTGGTGGACATCTATATATTTTGGTCGTAACTGATTACTTTTCGAAGTGGCCAGAAGTTCTTTCTCTTAAggaaataaagaaggaaaatgtaGCTAACTTTATCCGAGTCAATATTATCTATCGATTTGGCATTCCACGATATATATTGACGGACAATGGTAAGCCATTTGATAAAAAGTTGATGAATAAAATATATGATCTTTTTGGCTTCAAGCAATTTAATTCCTCCATGTATTATGCTGTTGCTAATGGACTAGCTGAAGCATTTAACAAGACACTCTGTAAATTGTTGAAAAAAGTTGTTTCTAAGTCTAAGAGAGATTGGCATGAGAGAATGGAAGAGGCTTTTGGGCATATAGGACCACATATCGCACACCAACGAAAGCGACTCCTTATTCCCTTGTTTATGGAGTTGAAGCAGTCCTTCCACTTGAGCATCAAATCCCATCGTTGCGGCTGGCCATTGAAAAAGGactcactgatgaagaaaatgctcggtTACGCCTTAAAGAATTGGAATCTCTTGATGAAAATAGGGTAG
- the LOC138871826 gene encoding uncharacterized protein → MQVFCEAWCPITNTLITSAGELFISLWDLYKIGGFPIIGSPYEEVVPNIEELTGTYDKGRRFLPQTCEHLFDAFHRLQKGGSNDPKVSAKKWVEFWCRKTMKYTQPPLRKEKKSAHLKSTHNPTGVIEEAVNWSTVEEALFHKLGVMDDKKEETYLAAFLSCWLCIFVLPSKDGAFIRPGTFKIACHLACKRRVILAVQVLARIYKGLNEISKCSLLDPAQTCFPTHYVYGWLADYFKTHFSYAKGPAVPLMAACSGKGAARYFGKEEARKRIHNGENIIWTSIMPHRSDPYHYYDDGKADKSKLNFCMSIRSNYLLLRDGVNFIIEPYSPHRFSRQFGFYQDTPGHLEQDFREASLEEGLRLAQICVLTRSKSRAVFPPFGSNMKKFTSSNYRSWWARAHGRLLEDHLQFLMNTVELITNTIQDHNEDVLVIDKLPALQSKVVEMRAGNRPMLHKEVQREEIHTPIDKSLIPFGVVVDASNKRLSQEESDNIKGDQCWKKKRPNPEGVVKVQSVDSPSRTRTT, encoded by the coding sequence ATGCAGGTTTTCTGTGAGGCATGGTGCCCTATTACCAATACATTGATTACCTCTGCTGGAGAACTATTCATATCACTTTGGGATTTGTATAAGATTGGTGGTTTCCCTATAATAGGATCTCCTTACGAGGAAGTTGTGCCAAACATTGAAGAGCTTACAGGCACATATGACAAGGGGAGAAGGTTTCTTCCCCAGACTTGTGAGCATTTATTTGATGCCTTCCATCGGCTCCAAAAGGGAGGTAGCAACGATCCAAAGGTTTCTGCGAAAAAATGGGTAGAGTTCTGGTGTAGGAAGACAATGAAGTATACTCAGCCTCctttaaggaaagaaaagaagTCAGCTCATTTGAAATCGACGCACAATCCTACCGGAGTCATAGAGGAAGCAGTTAATTGGTCGACTGTTGAAGAAGCTTTATTCCATAAGCTAGGAGTTATGGATGACAAGAAAGAAGAGACGTACTTGGCTGCTTTTCTATCTTGTTGGTTATGTATTTTTGTGCTCCCTTCAAAAGATGGTGCCTTCATTCGTCCTGGTACCTTTAAGATCGCGTGTCATCTTGCTTGTAAACGAAGAGTCATTCTTGCAGTCCAAGTCTTAGCCAGAATATATAAGGGTTTGAATGAGATTTCAAAGTGCTCGTTGCTTGATCCTGCTCAAACTTGTTTTCCAACTCATTATGTGTATGGTTGGTTAGCCGATTACTTTAAGACTCATTTTTCGTATGCAAAGGGGCCAGCTGTTCCTCTCATGGCCGCATGTTCTGGTAAAGGTGCTGCTAGATATTTTGGGAAAGAGGAAGCAAGGAAGCGTATTCATAATGGAGAAAATATCATTTGGACTTCGATAATGCCTCACAGATCTGATCCGTACCACTACTATGACGATGGTAAGGCAGATAAGTCCAAGTTAAATTTCTGTATGAGTATTCGCTCGAATTATCTTCTTTTGAGGGATGGAGTCAACTTTATTATTGAACCTTACAGCCCTCATCGATTTAGCCGCCAATTTGGTTTTTATCAAGACACCCCTGGTCACTTGGAGCAAGATTTTCGTGAGGCCTCATTAGAAGAAGGGTTAAGACTTGCACAAATTTGTGTGTTGACTAGATCTAAGTCGAGGGCAGTATTTCCTCCTTTTGGGTCCAACATGAAGAAATTTACATCGTCTAACTATAGATCTTGGTGGGCAAGAGCGCATGGAAGACTTCTTGAAGACCACTTACAATTTTTGATGAATACTGTTGAGCTAATCACAAATACCATTCAAGACCACAACGAGGATGTATTAGTGATTGATAAGCTTCCTGCTTTACAATCAAAGGTAGTTGAGATGCGCGCAGGCAATAGACCCATGCTACACAAAGAAGTTCAAAGAGAAGAGATCCATACTCCAATTGACAAAAGTCTTATTCCATTTGGTGTAGTCGTTGATGCCTCTAACAAACGCTTATCCCAAGAGGAGAGTGATAACATCAAAGGAGATCAATGTTGGAAAAAGAAAAGGCCAAACCCAGAAGGGGTTGTAAAGGTCCAAAGCGTTGATAGCCCTTCAAGAACACGAACAACTTAG
- the LOC138871827 gene encoding uncharacterized protein: MGYYWPTMVKDCLDYARRGKDFQFHANFIYQPPEVLHPTVASWPFDAWGLDVIGLLSKWAEVISLKEVKKENVANFIRVNIIYQFGISRYILTDNVLPLERQIPSLRLAIQKGLTDEENAWLLLEELEALDEKRLESQQSLECYQACLSRSFNKRVRLRSFPVGDQVLVVKRPIIISRRSVGKFSAKWDGPYIVQEVYSSGAYKIVDSEGLWIGPINGKLMKRYYP, translated from the exons ATGGGGTATTATTGGCCAACCATGGTGAAAGATTGTTTGGATTATGCTCGGAGGGGTAAAGATTTCCAATTCCATGCTAACTTCATATATCAACCACCTGAAGTATTACACCCAACTGTTGCCTCTTGGCCATTTGATGCTTGGGGTTTAGATGTTATTGGTCTATTGTCGAAGTGGGCAGAAGTTATttctcttaaggaagtaaagaaggaaaatgtagCTAACTTCATTCGAGTCAATATTATCTATCAATTTGGCATTTCGCGATATATATTGACGGACAATG TCCTTCCACTTGAGCGCCAAATCCCATCGTTGCGGCTTGCCATTCAAAAAGGactcactgatgaagaaaatgcttggTTACTCCTTGAAGAATtggaagctcttgatgaaaaGAGGCTAGAATCTCAACAAAgccttgaatgttatcaagcttgCTTGTCTCGATCTTTTAACAAAAGGGTACGCCTTAGATCTTTCCCAGTGGGTGACCAAGTTCTTGTGGTCAAAAGGCCTATTATTATCTCTCGTCGATCTGTGGGCAAATTCTCTGCTAAGTGGGATGGACCATATATCGTACAAGAGGTATACTCAAGTGGCGCTTACAAGATAGTTGACTCGGAAGGTTTGTGGATTGGCCCCATCAACGGGAAATTAATGAAGAGATACTATCCTTGA